One genomic region from Pirellulales bacterium encodes:
- a CDS encoding DUF3854 domain-containing protein, translated as MFSESTPTLAGILPHHLAELRKSGLSDSIIVAAGIQSVANPQRLEAILGRRKMPKRMAPALVFPFVSAEGQNGYCRIKPDNPRRKGERVVKYESPIGRANEIYLPPGVAEVLNRPDAELLLTEGEKKSLKATQEGFPCIGLVGVYGWKDGKSERMLPSLERIDWRGRQVRIVFDSDVADNPQVVDAESRLAKHLSDRGAIVRVARLPAGQQGPEGKPAKVGLDDYLVAHSAVELRKLLDESQEPEPISASEMKAAAREIDPADEAKAFLDASVTDGVPKLRYWRGSFIAWRKQRYCDIPFGEARAYLIRSLNNTYCRLPCHITNNVMDQLKAQAMLSSDVEPPTWIGEGEPPRNWPADELLVAKNALVHLPSLLRGEDCAIDPTPRLFSTVALEYDFRIDAARPDGWLAFLQQLWLDDPQSIDTLQEWFGYCLTCDTRQQKMLLLIGPKRSGK; from the coding sequence ATGTTCTCTGAAAGCACTCCCACGTTAGCCGGTATATTGCCCCATCATCTTGCCGAGCTGCGCAAAAGCGGCTTGAGCGATTCGATCATTGTCGCTGCCGGCATCCAGAGTGTAGCCAACCCTCAACGATTGGAAGCGATTCTCGGTAGGCGAAAAATGCCCAAGCGAATGGCCCCGGCACTAGTGTTCCCGTTCGTCAGCGCAGAAGGGCAAAATGGATACTGCCGTATTAAGCCCGACAACCCGCGACGGAAGGGCGAAAGAGTAGTCAAATACGAATCGCCGATAGGACGAGCGAACGAAATCTACCTTCCACCGGGCGTGGCCGAGGTGCTCAATAGGCCCGATGCGGAATTGCTGTTGACGGAAGGCGAGAAAAAATCGCTCAAGGCCACGCAAGAGGGATTCCCGTGCATCGGGTTGGTTGGCGTGTACGGTTGGAAAGATGGCAAAAGTGAGCGAATGTTGCCCTCGCTGGAACGAATCGACTGGCGCGGCCGGCAAGTGCGGATCGTATTCGACAGCGACGTTGCAGATAATCCCCAAGTTGTTGACGCCGAATCGCGGCTGGCAAAACATCTTTCCGACCGCGGCGCGATTGTTCGCGTGGCGCGCTTGCCCGCCGGGCAGCAGGGACCGGAGGGCAAACCGGCTAAGGTTGGGCTGGATGATTATCTCGTCGCACATAGCGCGGTGGAACTGCGAAAACTATTGGACGAATCGCAGGAGCCGGAGCCGATCAGCGCGTCGGAAATGAAAGCCGCGGCCCGCGAAATCGACCCCGCTGACGAAGCAAAGGCGTTTCTTGATGCATCCGTTACAGACGGTGTTCCGAAATTGCGATATTGGCGCGGCTCATTCATCGCGTGGCGCAAACAACGCTATTGTGATATTCCGTTTGGGGAAGCGCGCGCGTATTTGATTCGATCGCTGAACAACACCTACTGCCGGCTACCATGCCACATAACCAATAACGTAATGGACCAATTGAAGGCGCAGGCAATGCTGTCGAGCGACGTAGAACCGCCCACGTGGATCGGAGAGGGAGAGCCGCCGCGCAATTGGCCGGCTGACGAATTGCTGGTCGCAAAAAACGCGCTGGTGCATTTGCCATCGTTGCTACGGGGCGAAGATTGTGCCATCGACCCGACGCCGCGGTTATTTTCCACGGTAGCATTGGAGTATGATTTTCGCATCGACGCCGCGCGGCCCGATGGCTGGCTGGCATTTCTACAGCAATTATGGCTCGACGATCCACAATCCATTGATACACTGCAAGAGTGGTTCGGGTATTGCCTGACATGCGACACCCGGCAGCAAAAGATGTTGCTGCTGATCGGCCCCAAGCGAAGTGGCAAGG
- a CDS encoding DUF1580 domain-containing protein: MIDITQEQLLTFPDAARLLPGNVHVSTLHRWRLRGIKGIKLETAVVGGRRYTSREALSQFSAAVTAARDGLPPPIRTPHQRDKAIKQAERDLEKAGI, translated from the coding sequence ATGATCGACATTACCCAAGAGCAATTGCTAACATTCCCCGACGCGGCCCGGCTGTTGCCGGGTAATGTGCACGTTTCAACCCTGCACCGCTGGCGGCTCCGCGGCATTAAAGGCATCAAACTGGAGACCGCAGTAGTTGGAGGTCGACGTTACACGAGCCGCGAAGCCCTATCTCAATTCTCCGCGGCTGTCACTGCTGCCCGTGATGGGTTGCCGCCACCGATCCGCACGCCGCACCAACGAGATAAGGCGATCAAACAGGCCGAGCGGGACTTGGAAAAGGCTGGAATATGA